The Nanoarchaeota archaeon genome has a segment encoding these proteins:
- a CDS encoding CDP-alcohol phosphatidyltransferase family protein, whose product MLSKMVHTRNNDILVKISKIISKTKIDPNIVTLSAIIFAAISAYYIIQIKYLYAIFFMALSGIVDIIDGNIARVQNKVTPFGNYLDAMVDKYVEIIIYSGFALAGYAVPAFFAITGSLIISYAKPRLAIVIPADNHDWPAIGERADRFTILIAGLVLSMIYPAIYGYDAISVTLWTVALITNVGAIQRIKYANNLIKTHLSKR is encoded by the coding sequence ATGTTAAGCAAAATGGTCCACACCAGAAATAATGATATTCTTGTAAAAATAAGCAAAATAATAAGCAAAACGAAAATAGATCCGAATATCGTTACACTCTCTGCAATAATCTTCGCAGCAATCTCTGCATATTACATCATCCAAATCAAATATTTATATGCAATTTTTTTCATGGCTCTTTCCGGCATAGTCGATATAATCGACGGAAATATTGCAAGAGTCCAGAACAAAGTCACTCCGTTTGGAAATTATCTTGATGCAATGGTGGATAAGTATGTTGAAATAATAATTTATTCAGGTTTTGCGCTGGCAGGCTATGCAGTGCCTGCATTCTTCGCAATAACCGGAAGCCTGATTATCAGCTACGCAAAGCCTCGGCTTGCAATAGTTATACCTGCAGACAACCACGACTGGCCGGCAATAGGCGAACGCGCAGACAGATTTACAATATTAATTGCAGGATTAGTGCTTTCAATGATATATCCAGCAATCTATGGATACGATGCTATCAGTGTCACACTATGGACGGTTGCTTTGATAACTAATGTAGGGGCCATACAAAGAATCAAGTATGCAAACAATCTGATAAAGACGCATTTATCCAAAAGATAG
- a CDS encoding PHP domain-containing protein: MKIDVHIHTVFSRDGFINLKQAVLRAKQTGIDCFAVTDHNNIKCHAFAKSISKQHDFPIILGSEVKTVSGEILALGINESVKPKMSAEETIDAIHSMGGIAIASHPFSFLLYHQGIGRKITSLKIDAVEAFNARTLIGNGITQNTALKHKLSMVAGSDAHTLSEIGNAYTEVYADTVEGALKQIKKGKTRMYCKNVSFVSVFNWYCMKFKRRLSFG, from the coding sequence ATGAAAATTGATGTGCATATACATACGGTTTTTTCGCGGGACGGATTCATTAATTTGAAACAGGCCGTATTGCGCGCGAAACAAACAGGAATTGATTGTTTTGCAGTCACTGATCACAACAATATCAAGTGTCATGCCTTTGCAAAATCAATAAGCAAGCAACATGATTTTCCGATAATTTTGGGTTCTGAAGTAAAGACTGTTTCCGGCGAAATTCTGGCATTGGGGATTAATGAGTCTGTAAAGCCCAAAATGAGCGCAGAAGAAACAATAGATGCAATACACAGCATGGGCGGAATTGCCATTGCATCACACCCATTTTCTTTTTTACTTTATCACCAAGGAATCGGAAGAAAAATAACTTCTTTAAAAATAGATGCTGTTGAAGCTTTCAATGCAAGGACGCTGATAGGAAACGGCATTACCCAGAATACTGCACTTAAGCATAAATTGTCCATGGTTGCAGGAAGCGACGCACATACGCTTTCAGAAATAGGCAACGCATATACTGAAGTTTATGCAGATACTGTGGAGGGTGCTCTGAAGCAGATTAAAAAAGGAAAAACAAGAATGTACTGCAAAAATGTGTCTTTTGTTTCTGTTTTTAATTGGTATTGTATGAAGTTTAAGCGGCGGCTATCTTTTGGATAA